A window of Streptomyces sp. DG1A-41 contains these coding sequences:
- a CDS encoding metalloregulator ArsR/SmtB family transcription factor, producing MATTAELDSGDLIEVFKALGNPARLQIMQWLKDPDAHFGEYEPIADRRAVGVCVTHIQAKAGLAQSTVSSYMSTLERAGLVRPTRVGKWTHYRRDEEQLARLAQAIGTTL from the coding sequence ATGGCCACGACGGCGGAGCTGGATTCGGGCGATCTGATCGAGGTGTTCAAGGCTCTCGGCAACCCTGCCCGCCTGCAGATCATGCAGTGGCTGAAGGATCCCGACGCGCACTTCGGTGAGTACGAGCCGATCGCGGACCGCCGGGCGGTCGGCGTGTGCGTCACGCACATCCAGGCCAAGGCGGGACTCGCCCAGTCGACGGTCTCCAGCTACATGAGCACGCTCGAACGGGCGGGACTCGTGCGCCCCACCCGGGTGGGCAAATGGACCCACTACCGGCGCGACGAAGAGCAACTGGCACGGCTGGCACAGGCGATCGGCACCACCCTCTAA
- a CDS encoding NAD(P)H-dependent oxidoreductase, which yields MSTFTAARTALIVHAHPEPHSFSTAQMAAAAQSLVEAGYRVDVLDLYADGWAPVLAREEFAPVEGPFKPQVEQMRAVEEGTLDAAVKAHLDRLLAADLLVLSFPMWWFSLPAVLKGWVDRVFVMGGVFGGDHGLFGDAALAGNRAMLLFTTGGPSESFQPGGAFGPMDDFLFHIHRGMLEFVGFQVLDPVITYGPARMTDRERTAALDAVKESVARLAADAGATAGLTPTPAGTSAVTS from the coding sequence ATGTCGACCTTCACTGCTGCCCGCACCGCCCTGATCGTTCACGCTCACCCCGAGCCCCACTCGTTCAGCACCGCCCAGATGGCGGCCGCGGCTCAGTCCCTGGTCGAGGCCGGGTACCGGGTCGATGTGCTGGACCTCTACGCCGACGGCTGGGCCCCGGTGCTCGCCCGCGAGGAGTTCGCACCGGTGGAGGGACCGTTCAAGCCGCAGGTCGAGCAGATGCGGGCGGTCGAGGAAGGGACGCTCGACGCGGCCGTCAAGGCCCATCTGGACCGGCTGCTCGCCGCCGATCTCCTCGTACTGTCGTTCCCGATGTGGTGGTTCTCGCTGCCGGCCGTCCTCAAGGGATGGGTGGACCGGGTCTTCGTGATGGGCGGGGTCTTCGGCGGCGACCACGGGCTCTTCGGCGACGCGGCGCTCGCCGGGAACCGCGCGATGCTGCTGTTCACGACGGGCGGGCCCAGCGAGTCGTTCCAACCCGGTGGAGCCTTCGGCCCGATGGACGACTTCCTGTTCCACATCCACCGGGGAATGCTGGAGTTCGTCGGCTTCCAGGTCCTCGACCCCGTGATCACCTACGGTCCGGCCCGCATGACCGACCGGGAACGAACCGCGGCGCTGGACGCGGTCAAGGAGTCCGTCGCGCGCCTCGCGGCCGATGCCGGAGCCACTGCTGGGCTGACGCCGACGCCGGCTGGGACGAGCGCCGTCACCTCTTGA
- a CDS encoding DUF397 domain-containing protein, whose protein sequence is MNRTPDLTTAAWRKSSYSDGGASNCLEVADNHPNIVPVRDSKQPHGPVLVFGASPWVSFLAGVKR, encoded by the coding sequence ATGAACCGAACCCCTGACCTCACCACCGCGGCGTGGCGCAAGTCCTCCTACAGCGACGGGGGCGCCTCGAACTGCCTCGAAGTCGCCGACAACCACCCCAACATAGTCCCCGTCCGCGACAGCAAGCAGCCGCACGGCCCCGTGCTCGTGTTCGGCGCGAGCCCCTGGGTGTCGTTCCTGGCCGGCGTCAAGAGGTGA
- a CDS encoding helix-turn-helix transcriptional regulator: MGEVVDGERESGRAALGRTLRFLREQAGKSLGQLSEDTGYDKSYLSRLEKGERLSKRAVMEDLDSYYGSGDLLVREWRDARREVIKDKYKAFMDLEATAEIMWMFQLRVPGLLQTEDYARAVLSGLSGAQTTAGNSEEVEKQVAARMGRQELLHRQSAPSVRVILDEGAVRRPVPDPKVWVDQLSHLVDAAELPNVAIQVLPYTAGVHDLMNSDLILLWQRVGDPVAYVEGNGIGQLIDDPDRVLSYRLSYDLVRDAALSPAESTAFIKRLLEECRP; the protein is encoded by the coding sequence GTGGGCGAAGTGGTTGACGGGGAGCGGGAGTCGGGGCGGGCTGCACTCGGCCGGACGCTGAGGTTCCTGCGTGAGCAGGCGGGTAAGTCGCTCGGGCAGTTGTCCGAGGACACGGGGTACGACAAGAGCTACTTGAGCCGCCTGGAGAAGGGGGAGCGGCTCTCCAAGCGGGCGGTCATGGAGGACCTGGACAGCTACTACGGCTCCGGTGACCTGCTGGTTCGAGAGTGGCGGGACGCGCGGCGCGAAGTCATCAAGGACAAGTACAAGGCGTTCATGGACCTTGAGGCCACGGCCGAGATCATGTGGATGTTCCAGCTGCGCGTGCCGGGTCTCTTGCAGACCGAGGACTACGCCCGAGCGGTGTTGTCAGGGTTGTCTGGCGCCCAGACAACGGCAGGCAACAGTGAGGAAGTCGAGAAACAGGTGGCCGCGCGGATGGGGCGGCAGGAGTTGCTCCATCGCCAGTCGGCGCCGAGCGTGCGCGTGATTCTGGACGAGGGGGCGGTACGGCGACCGGTTCCCGACCCGAAGGTTTGGGTAGACCAGTTGTCACACCTGGTGGATGCAGCCGAGCTGCCGAATGTCGCAATCCAGGTGCTGCCTTACACGGCCGGTGTGCACGATCTTATGAACAGCGACCTCATCCTCTTGTGGCAGCGCGTCGGGGATCCCGTTGCCTACGTGGAAGGCAACGGGATCGGACAGTTGATCGACGATCCGGACAGGGTCCTGTCCTACCGCTTGTCCTACGATCTCGTCAGGGATGCGGCGTTGAGCCCGGCGGAGTCGACGGCGTTCATCAAGCGCCTACTGGAGGAGTGCAGACCATGA
- a CDS encoding pectinesterase family protein: protein MSEPHSKPRHRRSRTALAVGVPLALTAAGTLAYGTDLGVLGSTAQEASAAAPAWAAATADGFASVNSLGQNGTYGGRDGKTVTVKTQAELEKYATATEPYVIVVAGTINMNPVGKEIKVQSDKTIVGSGTSGHIVGGGFFLGQGVHNVIIRNLTIRDSYQGIWNDKDHDFDAVQMDGAHHVWIDHNDLRHMADGLIDVRKDSTNVTVSWNKLSDNNKTFGIGWTENVKTDITIHHNWIRETEQRNPSTDNAAHAHLYNNFLEDAPGTDIKSSYGNYARGATKMVLENSLFQGVKNPVIKDSGAAIVQRGNSFSGTSGRNESGGTAFDPKTYYPYTLDKAADLPSILKSGAGPRASIGTAAAASTKAANATTLTVAKDGSGQYTTVQAAVNAVPANNPSRVVIAVKPGTYRELVKVPSNKPHVTIQGTGSSRKDTTIVYNNAAGTPKPGGGTYGTGGSATVAVEADDFQARNLTISNDFDEKANQSLNGHQAVALRTAADKVFLDGIIVSGDQDTLLLDTAAKDRLGRVYVSNSYVIGNVDFIFGRATAVVDKSVITLKKRWNGTSAGYITAPSTAANRKGILIANSTVNGDVSAGSFYLGRPWHAGGDASLDPQTTVRNTNLSNAIKSTPWTDMSGFSWKDDRFAEYKNSGAGAGSASSNRPHLTDAQAANQEVADWLAGWTPSAS, encoded by the coding sequence ATGAGTGAGCCGCACAGCAAGCCCCGGCACCGCAGAAGCCGCACGGCCCTGGCGGTCGGTGTGCCGCTGGCCCTGACCGCCGCCGGCACCCTCGCCTACGGCACCGACCTCGGCGTCCTCGGCTCCACCGCCCAGGAGGCCTCCGCCGCCGCCCCGGCCTGGGCCGCCGCCACCGCCGACGGGTTCGCCTCCGTCAACTCCCTCGGCCAGAACGGGACGTACGGCGGCCGGGACGGCAAGACCGTCACCGTGAAGACGCAGGCCGAGCTGGAGAAGTACGCCACGGCCACCGAGCCGTACGTCATCGTCGTCGCCGGCACGATCAACATGAACCCGGTCGGCAAAGAGATCAAGGTGCAGTCCGACAAGACCATCGTCGGGTCCGGGACCTCCGGGCACATCGTCGGCGGTGGGTTCTTCCTCGGCCAGGGCGTGCACAACGTGATCATCCGGAACCTGACCATCCGGGACTCGTACCAGGGCATCTGGAACGACAAGGACCACGACTTCGACGCCGTCCAGATGGACGGCGCCCACCATGTGTGGATCGATCACAACGACCTGCGGCACATGGCCGACGGGCTCATCGACGTCCGCAAGGACAGCACGAACGTGACCGTCTCCTGGAACAAGCTGAGCGACAACAACAAGACCTTCGGCATCGGCTGGACCGAGAACGTCAAGACGGACATCACGATCCACCACAACTGGATCCGCGAGACCGAGCAGCGCAACCCGTCCACCGACAACGCCGCCCACGCCCACCTCTACAACAACTTCCTGGAGGACGCCCCGGGCACCGACATCAAGTCGTCGTACGGCAACTACGCGCGCGGCGCGACCAAGATGGTCCTGGAGAACTCCCTCTTCCAGGGCGTCAAGAACCCCGTCATCAAGGACAGCGGCGCCGCCATCGTCCAGCGCGGGAACTCCTTCTCCGGCACCAGCGGGCGCAACGAGAGCGGCGGGACCGCCTTCGATCCGAAGACCTACTACCCGTACACCCTCGACAAGGCCGCCGACCTCCCGTCGATCCTCAAGTCCGGTGCCGGGCCCCGCGCTTCCATCGGTACGGCTGCCGCCGCCTCCACCAAGGCCGCCAACGCCACCACCCTCACCGTGGCAAAGGACGGCAGCGGGCAGTACACGACCGTGCAGGCCGCCGTGAACGCCGTACCGGCCAACAACCCCAGCCGCGTCGTCATCGCCGTGAAGCCGGGGACGTACCGGGAGCTGGTGAAGGTGCCGTCCAACAAGCCGCACGTCACCATTCAGGGCACCGGCAGCAGCCGCAAGGACACGACGATCGTCTACAACAACGCGGCCGGTACGCCCAAGCCCGGCGGCGGCACGTACGGCACGGGCGGCAGCGCCACCGTCGCCGTCGAGGCCGACGACTTCCAGGCCCGGAACCTGACCATCTCCAACGACTTCGACGAGAAGGCCAACCAGTCCCTCAACGGGCATCAGGCCGTCGCCCTGCGGACCGCCGCCGACAAGGTGTTCCTGGACGGGATCATCGTCAGCGGCGACCAGGACACGCTGCTGCTCGACACCGCCGCGAAGGACCGGCTGGGCCGGGTCTACGTCAGCAACTCCTACGTCATCGGCAACGTCGACTTCATCTTCGGGCGGGCCACGGCCGTCGTCGACAAGTCCGTCATCACGCTGAAGAAGCGCTGGAACGGCACCTCGGCCGGGTACATCACCGCCCCGAGTACCGCCGCGAACCGCAAGGGCATCCTGATCGCCAACTCCACGGTGAACGGGGACGTGTCGGCCGGCAGCTTCTACCTCGGACGGCCCTGGCACGCGGGCGGCGACGCCTCGCTCGACCCGCAGACCACGGTTCGCAACACGAACCTGAGCAACGCGATCAAGTCGACCCCGTGGACCGACATGAGCGGCTTCTCGTGGAAGGACGACCGGTTCGCCGAGTACAAGAACTCCGGTGCGGGTGCCGGGTCGGCGAGCAGCAACCGGCCCCATCTGACCGACGCGCAGGCCGCGAACCAGGAGGTCGCGGACTGGCTCGCGGGCTGGACGCCTTCGGCGTCCTGA
- a CDS encoding cellulase family glycosylhydrolase, translated as MSRKTHRGTAGLGALLACVTAFGGALASPASASSAAPPPVSDFKGVNWADPRDNYADDAVVPSGLSASDSYATTYAKSRAIIGGFSELGANTVRLPVNPASVNGPFWKSYRGAIDAATAKGFKVILGYWEADNAKDGKIDNQASWDQMWARITSAYARNSKVYFEPMNEPFGYTAQEWTDIAAKWVTTHGNVPRDRILIGGYKYSEDVKPVCADPRLKGTRLALHNYGFWHTDWTSVDQWKQDFKARIGDCASRTILDEFGASMTTGLDYNGPVDGSNEVAYIQAATDVIREMGLGSVYWPGLRNGDTYSLTTLQGAGTNLSLTVNNQSGLDRLHWAWKE; from the coding sequence GTGTCACGAAAGACTCACCGGGGGACAGCCGGCCTGGGGGCGCTGCTCGCCTGCGTCACTGCATTCGGCGGGGCTCTGGCCTCCCCCGCCTCGGCCTCCTCCGCCGCCCCGCCGCCCGTCAGCGACTTCAAGGGCGTCAACTGGGCCGACCCGCGCGACAACTACGCCGACGACGCGGTCGTGCCCTCGGGCCTGTCCGCCTCCGACAGCTACGCCACCACCTACGCCAAGTCCAGGGCGATCATCGGCGGGTTCTCCGAGCTGGGCGCCAACACCGTCCGCCTCCCGGTCAACCCGGCCTCCGTGAACGGCCCGTTCTGGAAGTCGTACCGGGGCGCGATCGACGCCGCCACCGCCAAGGGGTTCAAGGTCATCCTGGGCTACTGGGAGGCCGACAACGCCAAGGACGGCAAGATCGACAACCAGGCCTCCTGGGACCAGATGTGGGCGCGGATCACCTCCGCCTACGCCCGCAACTCCAAGGTGTACTTCGAGCCGATGAACGAGCCGTTCGGTTACACCGCCCAGGAGTGGACCGACATCGCCGCGAAGTGGGTGACCACCCACGGCAACGTGCCCCGCGACCGGATCCTGATCGGGGGGTACAAGTACAGCGAGGACGTCAAGCCGGTGTGCGCCGACCCGCGCCTCAAGGGCACCCGCCTGGCCCTGCACAACTACGGCTTCTGGCACACCGACTGGACCAGCGTCGACCAGTGGAAGCAGGACTTCAAGGCGCGCATCGGCGACTGCGCCTCGCGCACCATCCTCGACGAGTTCGGCGCTTCCATGACGACCGGCCTGGACTACAACGGCCCGGTCGACGGCTCCAACGAGGTCGCCTACATCCAGGCCGCGACCGACGTCATCCGGGAGATGGGCCTGGGCTCGGTCTACTGGCCCGGCCTGCGCAACGGTGACACCTACTCCCTCACCACGCTCCAGGGCGCGGGCACGAACCTCAGCCTGACGGTGAACAACCAGAGCGGCCTGGACCGGCTGCACTGGGCCTGGAAGGAGTAA
- a CDS encoding ABC transporter ATP-binding protein, which yields MREVREAFRRFWPLTRGDRRWLVVIVACVVVSALAETASILLFAELTDHALKAGSLSAFWGPAGAWLGVAALGALVGYLGNSLATWTAERFVLRLRASVFRHVQGLPPHFFQKHRRGDLVERLTGDVEAIEQMVVSGVVGTVAAAFSALFYSAAALYLRWDLALATFVLAPLFLLAARRFSGRIRTASQDERVADGAITSVVEESLGNVVLTQAYNRRDDEERRLDTEARAWMRASVRGARLSEMYEQFVEVVETVCVLTVIGLGVWEIAAGRMTLGQLLAFAAFIGYLYPPVRNLGQLGLTLTAATAGAQRLGEILNARPAVTDPPDPVTPWPVRGWVSFHDVAFRYPGADRDSLDGTTFTAAPGELVLVTGPSGAGKSTLSKLLTRFYDPSAGVICLDGVPLTDMTLEFLRENVTLLPQETLILNGTIRENIACGRPDATDEEIAHAARSAAAHDFITALPRGYDTPVAPGTAALSGGQLKRITIARAILRSAPVLVLDEPTAGLDSVAARQVVEPLRHLMSGRTTILITHDLRLAADADRVLVVDGGRLVESGTHAELLARGGAYARLAGPRPGAMASA from the coding sequence ATGAGGGAAGTCCGGGAGGCTTTCCGCCGGTTCTGGCCGCTGACGCGCGGGGACCGGCGGTGGCTGGTGGTCATCGTGGCCTGCGTGGTGGTGTCCGCCCTGGCCGAGACCGCCTCGATCCTGCTGTTCGCGGAACTCACCGACCACGCCCTGAAGGCCGGTTCGCTCTCCGCCTTCTGGGGCCCGGCCGGAGCCTGGCTGGGTGTCGCCGCGCTCGGCGCCCTCGTCGGCTACCTCGGCAACTCCCTCGCCACCTGGACCGCGGAGAGATTCGTGCTGCGGCTGCGGGCGAGCGTGTTCCGGCATGTCCAGGGCCTGCCGCCGCACTTCTTCCAGAAGCACCGCCGGGGTGATCTGGTCGAGCGGCTCACCGGGGACGTCGAGGCCATCGAGCAGATGGTCGTCTCAGGCGTCGTCGGCACCGTCGCCGCCGCCTTCTCGGCGCTGTTCTACTCCGCCGCCGCCCTCTACCTGCGCTGGGACCTGGCCCTGGCCACCTTCGTCCTCGCGCCCCTCTTCCTCCTGGCCGCCCGACGCTTCTCCGGCCGTATCCGCACCGCGTCCCAGGACGAGCGGGTCGCCGACGGCGCGATCACCTCGGTGGTCGAGGAGTCCCTCGGGAACGTGGTCCTCACCCAGGCCTACAACCGCCGCGACGACGAGGAGCGGCGGCTGGACACCGAGGCACGCGCCTGGATGAGGGCGTCCGTGCGCGGGGCCCGGCTGAGCGAGATGTACGAGCAGTTCGTCGAGGTCGTCGAGACGGTGTGCGTGCTCACGGTGATCGGCCTCGGAGTGTGGGAGATCGCCGCCGGCCGCATGACCCTGGGGCAGTTGCTGGCCTTCGCGGCCTTCATCGGCTACCTCTACCCGCCGGTGCGCAACCTCGGCCAGCTCGGCCTCACCCTCACCGCCGCCACCGCCGGTGCCCAGCGCCTCGGCGAGATCCTGAACGCCCGCCCGGCCGTCACCGACCCGCCCGACCCGGTCACCCCCTGGCCGGTCCGCGGCTGGGTCAGCTTCCACGACGTGGCCTTCCGCTACCCGGGCGCGGACCGCGACTCCCTGGACGGGACGACCTTCACGGCCGCCCCAGGCGAACTGGTCCTCGTCACCGGCCCGAGCGGCGCCGGCAAGTCCACGCTGTCCAAGCTCCTCACCCGCTTCTACGACCCGTCCGCGGGCGTGATCTGCCTGGACGGCGTGCCACTCACCGACATGACCCTGGAGTTTCTGCGCGAGAACGTGACCCTGCTGCCGCAGGAGACCCTTATCCTCAACGGCACGATCCGCGAGAACATCGCCTGCGGCCGCCCGGACGCCACTGACGAGGAGATCGCGCACGCGGCCCGATCGGCGGCGGCGCACGACTTCATCACCGCGCTTCCCCGCGGCTACGACACCCCCGTCGCCCCCGGCACCGCCGCCCTCTCCGGCGGGCAGCTCAAGCGGATCACCATCGCCCGGGCGATACTCCGCTCCGCTCCGGTGCTGGTCCTCGACGAACCGACGGCCGGCCTCGACTCGGTGGCGGCGCGTCAGGTGGTCGAGCCGCTGCGCCACCTGATGTCGGGCCGTACGACCATTCTGATCACCCACGACCTGCGCCTGGCGGCGGACGCGGACCGCGTGCTGGTCGTGGACGGCGGGCGGCTGGTGGAGTCCGGTACCCATGCGGAACTCCTCGCCCGCGGCGGGGCGTACGCGCGACTGGCGGGGCCGCGGCCGGGAGCCATGGCGAGCGCGTGA
- a CDS encoding DUF2993 domain-containing protein, which yields MRTPHRMDTQHLPHDRSEQPRNPYDELGALDDGPLEETPLEDFLGEGAERRDEQEPQWSPPDHRRGGRRRRNRFAGLPLAMKAVVGLVVLAAFVTLADRWAVLYAEHRAADTLKDRLDLAAAPEVEIGGFPFLTQLADKRLESVKVTVPDVAADRVSLARVSATARDIRLDADGLTSVRGAHVPRFDGDVLLSFEDLNRELGASQVTFTGEGRDRVRARGTLPVAGHDLRLRAEARIQRQGERGIATEIGGMRLDIGDLATYRPGTRPAEGLHLTPKGTADLSRQTRKAKALLSVPAIVQRMGVPEATVREALADDGKLAELTGSPEFARQAERLNLIDLALANPEVLRRLGLDPNLLDELSGLTRPVLADRLALAFELPKPEQGDVRLDDVRVEEDGIRVRVSGSGLTVGG from the coding sequence ATGCGCACCCCCCACCGCATGGACACGCAGCACCTTCCCCACGACCGCTCCGAGCAGCCCCGCAACCCCTACGACGAACTCGGCGCACTCGACGACGGCCCGCTGGAGGAGACCCCTCTGGAGGACTTCCTCGGCGAGGGCGCCGAGCGGCGGGACGAGCAGGAACCTCAGTGGTCGCCGCCTGACCACCGCCGCGGCGGCCGGCGTCGGAGGAATCGTTTCGCCGGACTGCCGCTCGCGATGAAGGCGGTGGTCGGCCTGGTCGTGCTCGCCGCCTTCGTCACCCTCGCCGACCGCTGGGCCGTGCTGTACGCCGAGCACCGGGCCGCCGACACGCTCAAGGACCGGCTGGACCTCGCGGCGGCGCCCGAGGTGGAGATCGGCGGGTTCCCCTTCCTCACCCAACTCGCCGACAAGCGGCTGGAGTCGGTGAAGGTGACCGTCCCGGACGTCGCCGCCGACCGGGTCTCCCTGGCGAGGGTGTCGGCCACCGCGCGCGACATCCGGCTGGACGCCGACGGCCTCACGTCCGTGCGCGGCGCCCACGTCCCCCGGTTCGACGGGGACGTCCTGCTGTCCTTCGAGGACCTCAACCGCGAACTGGGCGCCTCCCAGGTGACGTTCACCGGCGAGGGCCGCGACCGCGTCCGGGCCCGCGGCACCCTGCCCGTCGCCGGACACGACCTGCGGCTGCGCGCCGAGGCCCGGATCCAGCGGCAGGGCGAGCGGGGCATCGCCACGGAGATCGGCGGGATGCGGCTCGACATCGGTGACCTGGCCACCTACCGCCCCGGCACCCGCCCCGCGGAGGGCCTGCACCTCACCCCCAAGGGGACCGCCGACCTCTCCCGGCAGACCCGCAAGGCCAAGGCGCTGCTCTCGGTCCCGGCCATCGTGCAGCGGATGGGCGTGCCCGAGGCGACCGTGCGCGAGGCCCTGGCCGACGACGGCAAGCTCGCCGAGCTGACCGGCTCCCCGGAGTTCGCCCGCCAGGCCGAGCGCCTCAACCTCATCGACCTGGCCCTGGCCAACCCCGAGGTGCTCCGCCGCCTCGGCCTCGACCCCAACCTCCTCGACGAGCTGTCCGGCCTGACCCGCCCGGTCCTGGCCGACCGGCTGGCGCTGGCCTTCGAATTGCCGAAGCCGGAGCAGGGGGACGTACGGCTGGACGACGTGCGGGTGGAGGAGGACGGCATCCGGGTGCGCGTGTCGGGCTCGGGGCTGACGGTCGGAGGCTGA
- a CDS encoding bifunctional metallophosphatase/5'-nucleotidase → MPATSPAPAHQERRRRRRNRLVALAAGVATVGALAAATVPGSASAGENHGGGGHWPGRYQDVQLLSFNDLHGNLEPPAGSAGRVTEHQHDGTTKTIDAGGVEYLATHLRQARQGEKYSITAAGGDMVGASPLISGLFHDEPTIEALNKLDLDVTSVGNHEFDEGAKELARLQNGGCHPKDGCYTDESFEGADFPYLAANVLDEKTKKPILKPYWVWKKKDVKVGFIGVTLEGTPDIVSAEGVKGLAFKDEVETINKYAEVLQKQGVKSIVALIHEGGFPASTSYNYDCDAPGAGDGISGPIVDIAKNITPQVDALVTGHTHNAYVCTIDDPAGKPRMVTSAASFGRLYTDTTLTYDRKTGDIARTAVKSANHVVTRDVPKAPDMTELIGKWNTLAAPIGNRPIGYISGDIGNSGTESPLGDLIADAQLAHGKQLDPETDLALMNPGGIRAPLTYTAKAGEGDGVVTYAEGFTVQPFANTVNLQDFTGAQLIQVLKEQVTGPNAAAPKVLQVSSGLTYTLDLTKSGADRVVTDSVKLNGAAIDPAATYRVATNSFLAGGGDGFPTLAQGTNDVVGADDLTALEQYLTANSSATNPLVPPKADRIAIVK, encoded by the coding sequence ATGCCAGCCACTTCACCGGCACCGGCGCACCAGGAGCGCCGCAGACGCCGCAGGAACCGTCTCGTCGCTCTCGCCGCCGGTGTCGCCACCGTCGGCGCGCTGGCCGCGGCGACGGTGCCCGGGTCGGCGTCGGCCGGCGAGAACCACGGCGGGGGCGGCCACTGGCCGGGCCGCTACCAGGACGTCCAACTCCTGTCCTTCAACGACCTGCACGGCAACCTGGAGCCGCCCGCCGGCTCCGCCGGCCGGGTCACCGAGCACCAGCACGACGGCACGACGAAGACCATCGACGCGGGCGGTGTCGAGTACCTCGCCACCCATCTGCGTCAGGCCCGCCAGGGCGAGAAGTACTCCATCACCGCGGCCGGCGGCGACATGGTCGGCGCCTCCCCGCTGATCTCCGGCCTCTTCCACGACGAGCCGACCATCGAGGCGCTGAACAAGCTCGACCTCGACGTCACCTCCGTCGGCAACCACGAGTTCGACGAGGGCGCCAAGGAGCTGGCCCGCCTCCAGAACGGCGGCTGCCACCCGAAGGACGGCTGCTACACGGACGAGAGCTTCGAGGGCGCCGACTTCCCCTACCTGGCCGCCAACGTCCTCGACGAGAAGACGAAGAAGCCGATCCTCAAGCCCTACTGGGTGTGGAAGAAGAAGGACGTCAAGGTCGGCTTCATCGGCGTGACCCTGGAGGGCACCCCGGACATCGTCTCCGCCGAGGGCGTCAAGGGCCTCGCGTTCAAGGACGAGGTCGAGACGATCAACAAGTACGCCGAGGTGCTCCAGAAGCAGGGCGTTAAGTCGATCGTCGCGCTCATCCACGAGGGCGGCTTCCCGGCGTCGACGTCGTACAACTACGACTGCGACGCCCCGGGCGCGGGCGACGGTATCTCCGGCCCGATCGTCGACATCGCCAAGAACATCACGCCGCAGGTGGACGCGCTGGTCACCGGCCACACCCACAACGCGTACGTGTGCACGATCGACGACCCGGCGGGCAAGCCCCGCATGGTCACCTCGGCCGCGTCCTTCGGGCGCCTCTACACCGACACCACGCTGACGTACGACCGGAAGACCGGCGACATCGCCCGTACGGCCGTGAAGTCGGCGAATCACGTGGTCACCCGGGACGTCCCCAAGGCGCCCGACATGACCGAGCTGATCGGCAAGTGGAACACCCTGGCGGCGCCCATCGGCAACCGCCCGATCGGCTACATCTCCGGCGACATCGGCAACTCCGGCACCGAGTCCCCGCTCGGCGACCTCATCGCCGACGCCCAGCTCGCCCACGGCAAGCAGCTCGACCCGGAGACCGACCTGGCGCTGATGAACCCCGGTGGCATCCGGGCACCGCTGACGTACACGGCCAAGGCCGGTGAGGGCGACGGTGTCGTGACGTACGCCGAGGGCTTCACGGTCCAGCCGTTCGCCAACACCGTGAATCTCCAGGACTTCACGGGCGCCCAGCTGATCCAGGTGCTCAAGGAGCAGGTGACCGGCCCGAACGCGGCGGCGCCCAAGGTCCTCCAGGTGTCGTCCGGCCTCACCTACACGCTGGACCTCACCAAGTCCGGCGCGGACCGCGTGGTCACGGACTCGGTCAAGCTGAACGGTGCGGCCATCGACCCGGCGGCCACCTACCGCGTCGCGACGAACAGCTTCCTCGCGGGCGGCGGCGACGGCTTCCCGACGCTGGCCCAGGGCACGAACGACGTCGTCGGCGCCGACGACCTGACCGCGCTGGAGCAGTACCTGACGGCCAACTCGTCGGCCACGAACCCGCTGGTCCCGCCGAAGGCGGACCGCATCGCGATCGTGAAGTAA